The following coding sequences are from one Triticum dicoccoides isolate Atlit2015 ecotype Zavitan chromosome 4A, WEW_v2.0, whole genome shotgun sequence window:
- the LOC119284167 gene encoding myb-related protein P-like — MHLHELADRWSLIASHLPGRTDNEIKNYWNAHLSRQIHSFRRMYTAGKETTITIDMNKLSTASKRRGGRAPRSSTKKQPVLEPTKSMECSRPVGDMSSSTSSLPQGNSETMLDQNQPITIITNDTACSEEPMIMDPIDLNGGVLEPNYANNSMDQIGILQECGEIEALLSSIDDMPASVLTGIEHRGNSPRVEDLLGMDWEGFASHLCDEPAQNDLLQTVKPQEGRNQGRHLPPASNADSELRGGQGSI, encoded by the exons ATGCATCTTCATGAACTGGCTGACAGATGGTCACTGATCGCCAGTCACCTGCCAGGGCGGACTGACAACGAGATCAAGAATTACTGGAACGCTCATCTTAGCAGGCAGATCCACAGCTTCCGGCGCATGTACACCGCTGGCAAGGAAACCACCATAACCATCGACATGAACAAGCTTTCCACCGCTTCCAAGCGCCGAGGCGGCCGGGCACCAAGGAGCAGCACGAAGAAGCAGCCGGTGCTTGAGCCCACCAAGTCAATGGAATGCTCTAGGCCGGTCGGTGACATGTCATCATCAACATCAAGCCTACCTCAGGGAAACTCGGAAACTATGTTAGACCAGAACCAGCCGATCACCATCATCACTAATGATACAGCCTGTAGTGAGGAACCCATGATCATGGACCCCATAGATCTGAATGGTGGTGTCCTGGAGCCCAACTACGCGAACAACTCAATGGATCAGATTGGGATTTTGCAGGAGTGTGGGGAGATTGAGGCCCTGTTATCAAGCATCGACGACATGCCAGCTAGTGTGCTGACTGGCATCGAGCACAGAGGCAACTCACCTCGGGTTGAGGATCTCCTGGGCATGGACTGGGAGGGTTTTGCGTCTCACCTATGCGACGAACCAGCCCAGAATGATCTCCTCCAGACCGTGAAGCCGCAG GAAGGAAGGAATCAAGGAAGGCATCTCCCTCCGGCCAGCAATGCTGACAGTGAGCTGAGGGGAGGACAGGGCAGCATCTGA
- the LOC119288053 gene encoding BAG family molecular chaperone regulator 3-like: MLGVRKGAATVELGSLTMRRKGAPPPPPPVVPVEEGKKAPAVAVGTGKVSAEEVWEVRPGGMLVQKRGPEEDEPAPESVKPVPTIRVKARLAGKTHEIYVSAEATFGDLRRRVAERAGAHPEDLRTLYKGKEQDPKAFLDMAGVRDRSKVAVVDDPEARARRLLEELRLGSLRKAAGAVAAVAAEVDKIAPKVSALEASVRKGEKVAEKDVATVTELLMNELLKLDAVAAGGDVKEQRRVQVKRVQKYVETLDAVMAKNATIAPKPASAKKQPPQPAPARQLPQSQRQRHQQPPQAQQPPAQTARWEMFDLLSSLPTTSSSSSTTTTDSSTASSAGAPPPPTNRLDWML; this comes from the exons ATGCTGGGGGTGAGGAAGGGCGCGGCGACTGTGGAGCTGGGGTCGCTGACCATGAGGAGGAAGGGCGCCCCGCCTCCGCCTCCCCCCGTGGTGCcggtggaggaggggaagaaggcgCCGGCGGTGGCGGTGGGGACGGGGAAGGTGTCGGCGGAGGAGGTGTGGGAGGTGCGGCCGGGCGGGATGCTGGTGCAGAAGCGGGGGCCCGAGGAGGACGAGCCGGCGCCGGAGAGCGTCAAGCCGGTGCCCACCATCCGGGTCAAGGCCAGGCTCGCCGGCAAGACCCACGAGATCTACGTCAGCGCGGAGGCCACGTTCGGGGACCTGCGGAGGCGGGTGGCGGAGCGCGCCGGCGCGCACCCGGAGGACCTGCGCACGCTGTACAAGGGCAAGGAGCAGGACCCCAAGGCGTTCCTCGACATGGCGGGGGTCAGGGACCGCTCCAAGGTCGCCGTGGTCGACGACCCCGAGGCCCGCGCGCGGCGCCTGCTCGAGGAGCTCCGCCTGGGCAGCCTCCGCAAGGCCGccggcgccgtcgccgccgtcgccgccgaggtCGACAAGATCGCGCCCAAG GTGTCGGCGCTGGAGGCGTCGGTGCGCAAGGGGGAGAAGGTGGCGGAGAAGGACGTGGCGACGGTGACGGAGCTGCTGATGAACGAGCTGCTCAAGCTGGACGCGGTGGCCGCCGGCGGCGACGTGAAGGAGCAGAGGCGCGTGCAGGTGAAGCGggtgcagaagtacgtggagacgcTCGACGCCGTCATGGCCAAGAACGCCACCATCGCTCCCAAGCCCGCCAGCGCGAAGAAGCAGCCGCCACAGCCAGCGCCGGCGAGGCAGCTGCCGCAGTCGCAGCGGCAACGCCACCAGCAGCCTCCGCAGGCGCAGCAGCCGCCGGCGCAGACGGCGCGGTGGGAGATGTTCGACCTGCTGTCCTCGCTCCCgaccacctcgtcctcctcctccaccaccaccaccgacagCTCCACCGCGTCCTCCGCCGGCGCGCCCCCGCCGCCCACCAACCGGCTCGACTGGATGCTCTAG